The Erythrobacter aurantius genome includes a window with the following:
- a CDS encoding methyltransferase domain-containing protein, protein MNEASVPRIFSETRRVQRVSRSILRRERHGDAARFILDDICDDIVERLAFVRHEARSSILFGPGSTELSAYLAQGSATVCEAAMADPTQAIAGGPFDLVAVIGQLDAVNDLPGALIHMRNALRPGGLAIASFIGGQSLPRLRAAMLAADGDRPAARIHPMVDARAAPQLLQRAGWKDPVVDTHTLTVRYSSLDRLVSDLRDQGLTSALTDRAPPLGKAALARARAAFRDQADADGKVSETFEIVTLTGRRSLAGS, encoded by the coding sequence ATGAATGAGGCTTCCGTTCCCCGCATCTTTTCCGAAACCCGCCGCGTGCAAAGGGTCTCGCGATCCATCTTGCGGCGCGAGCGGCATGGGGATGCTGCGCGCTTCATCTTAGACGACATCTGCGACGACATCGTCGAACGGCTTGCTTTCGTCCGGCATGAGGCGCGCAGTTCGATACTCTTCGGGCCTGGTTCGACGGAGCTGTCTGCCTACCTCGCGCAAGGCTCCGCCACGGTGTGCGAAGCGGCGATGGCGGACCCGACCCAAGCGATAGCGGGCGGTCCATTCGATCTGGTCGCGGTGATCGGCCAGCTTGATGCGGTCAACGATCTGCCAGGTGCCTTGATCCATATGCGCAATGCGTTGCGGCCGGGCGGTCTTGCCATTGCCAGCTTCATCGGGGGCCAGAGCCTGCCGCGCCTTCGGGCCGCGATGCTGGCTGCTGATGGCGATCGACCGGCGGCGCGCATTCACCCGATGGTCGATGCGCGGGCCGCACCGCAATTGCTGCAGCGGGCCGGGTGGAAGGACCCTGTAGTCGACACGCACACGCTCACAGTGCGCTATTCCTCGCTTGATCGACTGGTCAGCGACCTGCGCGATCAGGGGCTGACCAGCGCGCTCACCGACCGGGCTCCGCCACTCGGCAAGGCTGCCCTCGCCCGCGCAAGAGCGGCCTTTCGCGATCAGGCCGATGCTGACGGCAAGGTGTCCGAAACCTTCGAGATCGTCACCCTGACCGGCCGCCGCTCACTTGCCGGCAGCTAG
- a CDS encoding double zinc ribbon domain-containing protein translates to MGWGSHLVEGLRPVVDLVYPPRCPLCGSALATQGGLCPDCWSELEVPGDPSCSTCQRPMGSAQAMKADQCYACLADPPEHSGIVAATVYNDASRRLILNFKHGGRIALAPLLARLIAVRIDELSGEPALLVPVPLHRWRLWRRGYNQAALLARELAKTGKGELDVDALVRRKRTPSLGGLGREKRERALAGAIEVRARSVARVAGRDIILVDDVLTSGATSSACTIALLNAGAKSVRIACFARVIDGSGMGKARPDTETPEAITAPGAT, encoded by the coding sequence ATGGGGTGGGGGTCGCATCTTGTCGAGGGTCTGAGGCCGGTCGTCGATCTGGTCTATCCACCTCGTTGTCCGCTTTGCGGCAGCGCCCTTGCCACGCAGGGGGGTTTGTGTCCCGATTGCTGGAGCGAACTGGAAGTTCCCGGCGATCCGTCGTGTTCGACCTGCCAACGTCCGATGGGCAGTGCTCAGGCTATGAAGGCCGACCAATGCTATGCATGCCTTGCCGATCCGCCAGAGCATTCGGGGATCGTGGCGGCGACAGTGTACAACGATGCCTCACGCCGCTTGATCCTCAATTTCAAGCATGGTGGCAGGATTGCCCTTGCGCCCTTGCTTGCCCGGTTGATAGCCGTGCGGATTGACGAATTGTCCGGCGAGCCTGCGCTGCTTGTCCCGGTCCCGTTGCATCGCTGGCGGCTTTGGCGGCGCGGATACAACCAGGCGGCGCTGCTGGCGCGTGAGCTTGCCAAGACCGGCAAAGGCGAACTGGATGTCGATGCGCTGGTAAGGCGAAAGCGCACACCCAGCCTTGGCGGCCTCGGACGGGAAAAGCGTGAGCGGGCGCTTGCAGGAGCAATTGAGGTGCGCGCGCGTTCGGTTGCGCGGGTCGCCGGACGCGACATCATCCTGGTTGACGATGTTCTCACCAGCGGTGCCACGAGTTCTGCCTGCACCATCGCGCTGTTGAACGCGGGGGCAAAGAGCGTGCGTATCGCGTGCTTTGCGCGGGTCATTGACGGAAGTGGAATGGGCAAGGCGAGGCCGGATACCGAAACGCCCGAGGCCATTACAGCCCCGGGCGCCACGTGA
- the hisI gene encoding phosphoribosyl-AMP cyclohydrolase, whose amino-acid sequence MSDPQQLSTQERERGTQFAPRFDSRGLITAVVVHYEAKDVLVVAHMNAEALALTRETGRVHFWSRSRGKLWLKGETSGHYLHLREIRVDCDQDALVILAEPAGPTCHTGEQSCFYRLLDPTADDASALVKVKT is encoded by the coding sequence TTGTCCGACCCACAGCAGCTTTCGACTCAGGAACGGGAACGAGGCACGCAGTTCGCCCCGCGGTTCGATTCTCGCGGCCTGATCACCGCCGTTGTCGTGCATTACGAGGCAAAGGATGTGCTGGTGGTAGCGCACATGAATGCGGAGGCACTGGCTCTGACGAGAGAAACCGGCCGGGTGCATTTCTGGTCGCGCTCGCGCGGCAAATTGTGGCTCAAGGGCGAGACTTCGGGCCATTACCTGCACCTGCGGGAGATTCGGGTCGATTGCGATCAGGATGCGTTGGTAATTCTGGCTGAACCTGCCGGGCCTACCTGCCACACAGGTGAGCAATCGTGCTTTTACCGCTTGCTTGATCCCACTGCTGATGACGCCAGCGCTCTCGTAAAGGTCAAGACTTGA
- a CDS encoding MerR family transcriptional regulator, translating into MATAPENDHEGTGSAQRRNGAHLDRPDKLSREQFSISDLTSEFGCTARALRFYEDEGLISPARVGLTRVYSKRDRARLAWIMRAKNVGFSLTEIREMIDLYDLDDGRVEQRRVTIEKCREHIAKLKAQRADIDSSIKELTQFVAEIEQLDLG; encoded by the coding sequence ATGGCTACCGCACCCGAAAACGATCACGAAGGCACCGGTTCGGCCCAGCGCCGCAACGGGGCCCATCTCGACCGCCCTGACAAGCTTAGCAGGGAGCAGTTCTCGATTTCCGATCTCACCTCGGAATTCGGCTGCACCGCACGCGCTCTCAGGTTCTACGAAGACGAAGGACTGATCAGTCCCGCTCGCGTCGGGCTGACCCGCGTCTATTCCAAGCGTGACCGGGCTCGGCTCGCTTGGATCATGCGCGCCAAGAACGTCGGCTTCAGCCTGACCGAAATCCGCGAGATGATCGACCTTTATGACCTTGACGATGGACGCGTCGAGCAGCGCCGCGTCACGATCGAGAAGTGTCGCGAACACATCGCAAAGCTCAAAGCACAGCGCGCCGATATCGATTCATCGATCAAGGAACTGACCCAATTCGTTGCCGAGATCGAACAGCTCGATCTGGGCTGA
- a CDS encoding acyl-CoA dehydrogenase C-terminal domain-containing protein: MPTYTAPTRDTRFVLNEMLELASYGNLPGFENATQDMIDTIVNEAGKFCSEVLAPLNQIGDEHGCTRHEDGSVTTPPGFKDAYKAYTEAGWGTLAQPEEFGGQGLPHTLAMVLEEYTGTANQAFAMYPGLTTGAIAAILAAGSQEQKETYAPKMISGEWSGTMNLTEPHCGTDLGMIRTKAEPQADGSYKITGTKIFISAGEHDLTSNIIHLVLAKTPGAPDSSKGISLFIVPKFILDENGEPGERNGVSCGSIEKKMGIHGNATCVLNYDGATGYMVGEENKGLAAMFVMMNAARLGVGLQGLAQAEVSYQNAVTYALDRRQGRALSGPADPEANADPIFVHPDVRRMLMDAKVFNEGMRALCMWGALQVDLTHKAQTEEERQLADDLIGLMTPVIKGYGTDKGYDIANNMQQVYGGHGYVREWGMEQFVRDSRIAMIYEGTNGVQAMDLCGRKLASKGGRAVQAFFKMIDEEIAAAKQDEKLGPIAEKLEKALGEQKAATMWFMQNAMANPNHLGAGAHHYMHIMGIVTLGFFWLKMAKVAKAALAAGTEEKGFYEAKLTSASYYAERFLPDAGALRRKLEAGSDNMMALPAEAFATAA; the protein is encoded by the coding sequence ATGCCGACCTATACCGCCCCGACCCGCGATACCCGGTTTGTCCTCAATGAAATGCTGGAGCTGGCAAGCTACGGAAACCTGCCGGGCTTTGAAAATGCCACGCAGGACATGATTGACACGATCGTGAACGAAGCGGGCAAATTCTGTTCGGAAGTCCTCGCGCCGCTCAACCAGATCGGTGACGAACACGGTTGCACCCGTCACGAAGACGGCTCCGTCACGACCCCTCCGGGCTTCAAGGATGCCTACAAGGCCTACACAGAGGCGGGCTGGGGTACGCTTGCCCAGCCTGAGGAATTCGGCGGACAAGGGCTGCCGCATACTTTGGCGATGGTGCTTGAGGAATACACCGGCACGGCGAACCAGGCGTTTGCCATGTACCCCGGCCTTACCACCGGTGCGATTGCCGCTATCCTTGCTGCGGGATCGCAGGAGCAGAAGGAAACCTATGCTCCCAAGATGATTTCGGGCGAATGGTCGGGCACCATGAACCTGACCGAGCCGCACTGCGGCACCGATCTGGGCATGATCCGCACCAAGGCCGAGCCGCAAGCGGATGGCAGCTACAAGATCACCGGCACCAAGATCTTCATCTCGGCGGGTGAACACGACCTCACCAGCAACATCATCCACCTTGTGCTGGCAAAGACGCCGGGTGCACCGGACAGCTCCAAAGGGATTTCGTTGTTCATCGTTCCCAAGTTCATCCTCGACGAGAACGGCGAGCCGGGCGAGCGCAATGGCGTGTCCTGCGGATCGATCGAAAAGAAGATGGGCATCCACGGTAATGCGACCTGCGTGCTCAACTATGACGGCGCGACCGGATACATGGTTGGCGAAGAGAACAAAGGTCTCGCCGCCATGTTCGTCATGATGAACGCGGCCCGTCTGGGTGTAGGCCTGCAAGGGCTCGCTCAGGCGGAGGTGTCCTACCAGAATGCCGTCACCTACGCGCTTGATCGGCGTCAGGGCCGTGCATTGTCCGGGCCCGCCGACCCGGAAGCAAACGCGGATCCGATCTTCGTTCACCCCGACGTCCGTCGCATGCTGATGGACGCCAAGGTCTTCAACGAAGGCATGCGGGCACTGTGCATGTGGGGTGCGTTGCAGGTGGACCTGACCCATAAGGCCCAGACCGAGGAAGAGCGCCAACTGGCTGACGACCTGATCGGCCTGATGACCCCCGTGATCAAGGGCTATGGCACCGACAAGGGCTATGACATCGCCAACAACATGCAGCAGGTCTACGGCGGCCACGGCTATGTGCGCGAATGGGGCATGGAACAGTTCGTGCGCGATAGCCGTATTGCCATGATCTACGAAGGCACCAACGGCGTTCAGGCGATGGACCTGTGCGGGCGCAAGCTGGCCAGCAAGGGCGGCCGCGCGGTGCAGGCTTTCTTCAAGATGATCGACGAAGAAATCGCCGCCGCCAAGCAGGATGAAAAACTGGGCCCGATTGCCGAGAAGCTTGAAAAGGCGCTGGGCGAGCAAAAGGCTGCGACCATGTGGTTCATGCAGAACGCGATGGCCAATCCGAACCACCTCGGCGCGGGCGCGCATCATTACATGCACATCATGGGTATCGTGACGCTCGGCTTCTTTTGGTTGAAGATGGCAAAGGTCGCAAAGGCTGCCCTGGCCGCCGGAACCGAAGAAAAAGGCTTCTACGAGGCAAAATTGACGTCTGCGTCCTATTACGCGGAGCGGTTTTTGCCCGATGCAGGCGCTCTGCGGCGCAAACTGGAAGCGGGCAGCGACAATATGATGGCGCTACCGGCGGAAGCTTTCGCAACCGCGGCCTGA
- the cysK gene encoding cysteine synthase A, translating into MKAASILETIGNTPHIRLSRLFPDHEVWLKSERANPGGSIKDRIALAMVEDAEAKGLLKPGGTIVEPTSGNTGIGLAMVAAVKGYTLVLVMPESMSIERRRLMLAYGATFDLTPKEKGMKGAIERATEIVETTPGAWMPSQFDNGANPAVHARTTAQEILKDFADAPVDVMITGVGTGGHLTGCAEELKKHWSSFKAYAVEPAASPVINGGEPGPHPIQGIGAGFIPDNLHTNAIDGAIKVEADDAKEMARRAAREEGMLIGISSGATLAAIAKKLPELDAGTRVLGFNYDTGERYLSVPDFLPVE; encoded by the coding sequence ATGAAAGCTGCCAGCATTCTCGAAACCATCGGCAACACCCCGCACATCCGTTTGTCGCGCCTGTTTCCCGATCACGAAGTCTGGCTGAAGTCGGAACGGGCCAATCCCGGCGGATCGATCAAGGATCGCATTGCGCTGGCCATGGTTGAGGATGCCGAGGCCAAGGGCCTGCTCAAGCCCGGCGGCACAATCGTTGAACCCACCAGCGGCAACACCGGTATCGGGCTTGCGATGGTTGCCGCAGTCAAAGGCTATACGCTTGTGCTGGTCATGCCGGAATCGATGTCGATCGAACGTCGGCGCCTGATGCTCGCCTATGGCGCGACATTCGACCTCACGCCCAAGGAAAAGGGCATGAAGGGTGCAATCGAGCGTGCGACCGAAATCGTCGAGACCACTCCGGGCGCGTGGATGCCAAGCCAGTTCGACAATGGCGCAAACCCCGCAGTGCACGCCCGCACCACCGCACAGGAAATCCTCAAGGATTTTGCCGATGCGCCGGTCGACGTAATGATTACGGGTGTCGGCACAGGCGGCCATCTGACCGGGTGCGCCGAGGAACTGAAGAAGCACTGGTCAAGCTTCAAAGCCTATGCGGTGGAGCCCGCCGCCTCGCCCGTGATCAACGGCGGCGAACCAGGCCCGCACCCGATCCAGGGCATTGGCGCTGGCTTCATCCCGGACAACCTCCATACCAACGCCATCGACGGTGCAATCAAGGTCGAAGCTGACGATGCCAAGGAAATGGCCCGCCGCGCCGCGCGCGAGGAAGGCATGCTGATCGGCATTTCTTCAGGGGCGACATTGGCCGCAATCGCAAAGAAGCTTCCCGAACTGGACGCAGGCACGCGCGTCCTCGGCTTCAACTATGACACCGGCGAACGGTATCTGAGTGTACCGGATTTCCTCCCGGTCGAATAA